The window aactctctttcaATTTCATCCAGATAAttcattttctctcttcatttattaccattatccacctttttcttaaaaaataataattttctctttaatgcAAATTATTCAGGACAGAGGGAATGTACTCATATTCAACcgtaataattattatacattttaaataagattatccttatttatttataaaatctctTTTCATCTATTAAATTAGACTATCACATTTAATACTAGTAGTACCAATATATTGCTcacttataattaaaattaatataaaatatttgaattatCCACCTTCAAAACACATTAACTTGTTATTAGAATCATGAACTCATCAATTTTCAGTCTTATGAGAGAAGTCGGTTAGACGCATGTTAAatacactttatttctttttacaaTAAAAGCACTAATTAAGCTGCATGTTACAACCCACCTCATATGAACAGGGAAAAAAAAGCTCTAAATTTGCAACGTATGAAAATTTTGGTACTCTTGAATTCACATGTTTTTACGTAAATGATGATGTCATGATCAAGGCTAAAACCTATTAGCAGCTTTAACAACACGTACAAGTACAATTTTGTACCAACACTATGCATCATTCTCTTGTATTTTGAGTTTACaccatataatttaaaattgtcatagttttttaaattatattgtgtaaaagagaattaaggtgttcaaaacagattcgAGAACTCAAAATTAATACCCAACTTTGTATTTGAATTCGATTTTAtcttacttaaaaaaataatttgcaattattttaaaaaaactatatgGGCTTAAATTACGATTTCAAATCGACCCGAAACACCTAACctaaaatcaatttaatgaCTCAAATGAACAGCTCAGAATGAAGTATATTATAATGAGAAGAATTATCTAATAAGAACAAATCTCATTTCACAATCTATTTTGGTTACATTTCTCATTTGTAGGGCCTTTCTATGGGACTTTAGCCTTATAATGCTCTAAAATTATCAGTTTAATACTCCATATAGTAATACTTTATTTTGGCTGACCAAGAACTATACATTATTCAAGGGCATAAAAAATGCGACTTTCatgttaaataataaatatgtacTATTATCATGTATGAAATCGTTGAGTGATAATTTTGTGAATAGTAATGTGTGTGCAGGCTATCTATCTCATATGCAAAGAGAAAGCCTTAAAGTTGGTACTTGGAAGGCCTAAAATGAGAGAAGAAGAGCGAGTAAAAACGAGGTTATTTTACCtcaataaaatattgaaatatttcttaaaaataacaaaataaagataaattaatataaatgttaaaaactttttttaaaaaagactcCTCCCTCCCCTCCACAGTCCAGACCCAACAACCGCCAACTACACCTCTCCTTTAACAACCACATCCCCCCTTTTGACCACCCACCCCACCCCAACCCTATGCTCCTACGACAATGACAGCTCTCCCAACTCTTTGAGCTACAAGCCTACAACCCTCCACCCCGCATCTCCTGCGACAAGTCAACTACATATCCATTTTTGTACTCGACTTTTCAGGCCATCATAAACCTCGATTTAACTAGAATATGAGGTTTCAGTGGTGGTCATCGGGCGAAAGGCAGAGGATAGTGTATTAGTGTCGGCTCTTGAATGTGGTAGGGTACGTAGCTTTAGGGTAAAGGGTTTGTGGGTGGTGGTGGTCGCGAGGGTGGCCGAATGGGGAGGGGAAGAGGGTGATGTTAGCTGTGAAGGTGGTGGTTTTGGGAAGATTTTTGGGATTTATGGTTTCGATATAGTGGTATCTTGCAAGATGATCAGAACCTAAAGGAAGAGGGGTAGGAGACTCATCGTCGTCGGGTAGGGGGAAGGGATTGCACACTCGCAGTAGCCAGGGTTTGGGGACGGGCAGTGGTGTATACgtctatttatgcgactcaccatttcaaattttAACAGTTTCAACATTTTccttcaaaacataaactctaattctaccatctttcatccaaattaccattttaaatcatatttgaatatggagaaaatataatctcaatgaaaaataatagaGTTAGGATTTATGTTTTGGAGAAGAGATTGAAACTgtgaaatttaaaatgataagtcACATAAATAGCTGTACAATAACCTTTAAGCTTCAAAGTTAACGTTtgctattttatgtgcaaaaggaTCACGATAAAACAATTtgttaaacttaaaaattaacacgtgaatttttcaaaattttgattgaaatttctctaaataatttttccttattaaaCCAATCAACAAAAGAGTAATAATTTGACCATATTGAATAAAGATGGAAATTAGCTTGCAAATTGCAATAATACATTTCCACGCATCGTCTTCCTTCTCTCCAAGTCGCCACTTTATTCCTGATTTTTGAGTTTCAGACAACCCAGGTATTTTCTTTCTCTCAAGTCTTCCTAAATCTATGGCTTCCGTCTTTATTAGCTCTTGATCTGTTCTTCGCTATATACACTTTCGTaacttttgattatttttcGTTCTACGATAGTTTTGTATTCCGATTGCTGAATCTTGATATATAAGAAgataattgaataaaattagggttaattttttttgttacagTAATATGTTAGGGATTGCGCGGAAAAAAGTTGTTCGTGGTAGTTTCGCGGTAatttttcttgaatttgttTCTATTGATTGCATTTTGGTATTTGGAATTTGATTTTGAGATTCATGAATTGCGGTTTTTGTTGCTTTGTATTTTCAGGGTATAGGGCGCCATTTTCAGAGGAATTCTGCATTAACTGCTTCTCCTTTTGGATCTCATGGTTATGCTGCACATGCAAAAGAGGTAATTTTGTAACTAGTAGTAGTAAGTTGTACACAGTGAGGATTATGTGTACTTTTTGTGCTGCATGTATCAAGTTAAGAAACTTTGCTGGAAATTGCATATCTTGAATTTTGAGTATGATTCTGTGTATTTATAATTTGTGTGATGATTATAATTTGATGGTCTTTacttgtttaatttattttatggcTTGCCTCCATTACTGTTTTATTTAACTGATAAATATTTTCTGGCTTATTTTCTTACTAGAACTATGAAGTGTAGCAGTTTGATCATTGATGCCTTCTTGATTCTTGGGTGCATGAATTTTCTTGTCCTGCGTATCATGTTGAGTTCTGATCTTGTTTGCTGCTTGCTATTTCTGGTTGTATTGCATTAGTTTCCGTACTCAGTGATGTGCAGTCTGCTCCACTTCTATTCTCATACGTGAGGTGTAATTATTTACTTACTAAGGGATGTGCTCCACTTCGCTTCTCTGTCGTGGGTGTTAAGGTAAGTATTCAAGGGTGGTTTCTATGCAGTTTAGCAATGTTGCCCAAGTATACCTTCCACCAGAGTGTAACATTATGTATGCTAGGATGCCACCCAAACATGGTGTGCCACATCTCTAGACTGTTGTGTTAAGTATGCTAGGACGCCACTCAAAAATGGCGCGCCACATCTCCAAAATGTGGTGTCAAATGAGCAAATAGGTTCTAACTTCTAACTACAATTacacaatttaaaaaattttaagagaAGTAAAGATGGTATGGAAGATGGATGGATGATGGTGGGATGAGGAAGTTGTAAACTTGTAATGCTGTTGGGTCACTTCTTGGTGCTGTAGTTGTAAGCAGTGATGGTCTGGGTTTGTTGGGAACGAAATAAATAGGCTATATTGGAATCTGTACCAGAAAGTAAAATAACAAGGTAACTGTGATATCGTCATGTAAATATGAAGTGTAAAATGGAATAATAGATGATTAAAGGGAAAGATTGTTTTGAATATGATGAGCAAAGTCCTCATCTAGAGTATTCTGAGCATTTTCAATGCTCTTAAAAGTGTAATACACCGAAGAGTATTGTTTCATGATGGTATTCTTTCCCCTTATCTCTCGATATTGATATGTAAATAGGAATAGTAACATGGAATGCTAGATGAGTAAAAGGAATGTTTATTTGAATATGATATGACGAGCAAAGTACTCATCTAGAgtattttgaaaatttcaaaTCTCTCAAAACTGTAATTCGCTGAAGAGTAATTTTCAGGATGGTATTTTTCCCCCTTTACTGTATATAAACTATAATGGAAGCTTGCATAAAACAGAAATGTTGACAATAACAAATTTGTCCAacttaaataacaataaataacaCCATAACATGATGCAATTAATCTTCTCAAGATTCCTTTTGCTTTGCTTGGACTACTTTTACCTCTGAACTCCTTTACCTCTATGTAGGTCCTGCCGCATAAATATAGTCAATGAAGTAATGTTATATGACTTTAGTAAAATGTAGGAGTGATTGCAAGATACACGGAAGCAAAATTTATACAAACCAATGGTAGATTTGGCAAAGATAAAATAGGTATACAGCAAGCTGGAATTTATAAAAGAGGAGAAAATTCTCTGTGAATGGCAAAAATGAGACAAGTGATCAGAAAAGAGTTTAGTAAGGTGAAGTGTGTCAAGTATAAAGtataaacaataaaaacattCTTGTTCAAGATGAAGAGATCAAAGATAGTTGACTCCAGAATCAAAGGAATTGTTCAACGGATATCAAGGGGTCGTTGTATTTTTATCGAACTGCTCTTTTGCTATGCGATACGAGATGCTTTTATCGATGTCTATTTTAGTGCAGTATGCAATAGCATGACTCCAGACGGCACATATTTTTACATCAATCTTTTTGCAAGTCAGATATCTTTTACTGTGGCTAATGTATGCCTGGAAATCACTGATATGTGCAACTGATTGGTTTGTTGATGATTGTTTTAGACTTTagagtgattttttttttttatctttaaaatgTGCATTTTACTATGTAGACTTTGCTTCTCAGACGAGGATCAAAGCTTGTGAGGATTATTAGTTTGCCTGAGAATTTGGGTATGTCTCTTTGTCCATACAtgcaaattaataattattatgatataTATTCTGAGTTTAGTCATGCTTTCTATTGCAGGTTGTGCCACTAATTTAAGCTCACTAAGGTTTGTTGATACCTTTGCCTTGTATGCCTTTACCTATTtctataaactttaaaaaattaattacttacATATGTGAGAACCGGTGCTGGGCTCATTCAAGCCATCACATCTTAATATagacttattttttattgttcgtTCATGTGTGGATGCTCAGGCGAGCTGGATCATGTTTACATACAGATCCTTCTATGCAAACATGGAATAGATCCTACTCATCAGACAGTGGTATGATGCCCTTTTAGATTGACTGAGGTGATGTTCTCTGTGTTTAATGTTAAAGAGTATGATACTATCTAGTTTCATGCTTGCAATGCAGGTGATGTTGTGGAAGCAGTTGTGCCTTACATGGGAGAGTCAGTAACCGATGGCACTCTGGCTACATTTTTAAAGCGTGTGTATTTCTTGGTTAGGATTTTCTATTGCCTTTGGCGATAGTTCCTGCCATCTATTGAGGAGGATTAGATTTCTGTccatatcattattattttatcttatGCAATTGATTTACATTTACTGGGCAGATCCTGGGGACCATGTAGTAGCTGATGAGCCAATTGCTCAGATTGAAACAGATAAGGTGCCTTTTCTGAAGTACAATTTCTATGTtctctctgtttttttttttttttttttttttttttttttttttttttttgtttttcgctGATTTATTAAGTATTAAAGGgtttgagaatttttttctaTCAGGTCACTATTGATGTTGCTAGCCCTGAAACTGGAATTGTTCATCAGGTTAGTGATTTTTTTGCAATCAGATTTTCTATTTATCTCGGCTATTAGGAATATTTTGGCATATTTGTGAATGTTACacacatattgattaatgtGGCTTTCATATGGATTTAGCTTGTTGCCAAAGTAGGTGATACCGTTGAGCCTGGCCATAAGATTGCAATCATATTAAAGTCTTCTGATCATGCACATGTAGCGCCATCAGAGCCACCAACAGGCAAGAAGGAAACGACAGATGAAGTGAAGGAAAAAGCTAAAGCTCCTGCTGGAGAGAAGCCTAAGTTAGAAGACTCTGCTCTCAAGGAGAAGCCAAAAGTTCATCCTCCGCCATCCACGAAACCCTCTCCCTCTGAACCTCAACTTCCTCCCAAGGAAAGAGAGAGAAGGGTAAGCTAAATTATTTCTTCCGAAATCTTTTTAAGGGTTTCTTGTAATTGTAAATACCTCATTGTTGCCACTTGCTAGTAGTTTTTAAGGACTTTTATGAACTCATCATAACTTGTAGGTTCCTATGACAAGACTGAGAAAGCGAGTTGCAACACGTTTAAAAGACTCTCAGAACACCTTTGCCTTGTTGACTACTTTCAATGAAGTTGATATGTAAGTTCTAATATTTTCTGATTTAGTCTAGACAATCATACACAAGATATACTAGTTTGGTCCAAATTTGATTTCGGTGGTTAAATTTTCTAGATTTGACCATGAATTTTTCTTTATCTGAAAATAACATTAAAGGTTTACTGTTAAATGCTATATGATGAGCTTAGTCCTTTAATAGTTCCCCCAAAGAAGATGTAGAAATAAATAGtagtaaaattcaaatttttttggcATAGGTCTAACATCGCGATCTACTTTCATCTAGTGCTAATTTTAGTGGGTTTTTCTGGTGTACTCCCTATTTTGGGGGGTTGAAGGATTGGCATATTTGTTGCATTTCTGGCGTGCTTAACTGATATTAGTATATGGTATAAGTATAACacaaatctatttttatttttgttcgaTAGACATAGTTTGACTTCTTGTTTTTTAAATGCTGTTTTTGTAACATGATTGAAGTATTAAACACatgacaattaaaaattaaaagcaaaGTGACTACCCTTTTAGGAAAATTCCATTGATTACTCATATGATTAACTCCCTGTGATAGAGATTTCAGTGTTCTAGACCTGTGGCTACTGTTGGTATTATGGTGTATTCTTGACGTATTAGAGGCTTTTAAACATACTATGTCCAATGTTTATTTACTTGAAAAGTTCCTTGTTAACTTCAATTGCAGCTATTTGGCAAAGCATGTGCTTTCTGTGATACTCCCTCTGTCCTGGAAGATATTTATGCTTTCCATTCTAGTTCatttccaaatgatgtttaaaCATTCACTTTATTTCTCCTATAATAAAGTGTTTCTTTCGTACACTCTCTTTTCAATGCTTCTTGTCTTTATCCCTTCTCTTTCCTTGTCTGATGCTTCCTTTCTAAGATTAAACCTCAATAGAGAAACAAGGGGATGTTACTTTTTTAACTAATGATACCACTTCACCAACAAACATCTTGTTTTTACTCAATTCCACTGCATTTTCAAATCATGTTTTGAAGTTTACATTGTAGAAGTTTCACCACATTTTGGGGGGTGGGGATTCGAAGTTTGAGATTGAGTGTATGGGAATAACTGTCATCTTATATGGAATTGCCTAATGTGGACAACATTATGTATCAGGACAAACTTGATGAAGCTGCGCTCTGATTATAAAGATGCTTTTACTGAAAAGCATGGAGTGAAGTTGGGATTCATGTCAGGATTTGTAAAGGTGaattactttttgttttggTCTTTTAAATAGGCAGTTCAACATGTATGATTGATTAGAATCGCTAATGTTGATTTCTTTGCAATAATTTTAGGCAGCTGTGAGTGCACTTCAGAGTCAACCTATTGTCAATGCCGTCATTGATGGTGATGACATCATATACCGAGAGTACATTGATATCAGTATTGCTGTAGGAACTCCTAAGGTTTGCATTTGATCCATTTTGTCTAGCTTTTTACATTTAGGAATCCAATGAGATGCCATCTTATTTTCCACAATTATTTTCAAGTATAATGtcgtttttctttctttcttatttgcgcattttatgtgagtttgatttgataagctttgcttggtggcCTTTTGTCATTTACTATGATTGCTACTTTAATCTGAAGAAGGGATCAGCTTGGTTTCCCAGTGTTTTTATTAAGATCAAATTATAGAGAAGAGGAATACTTGAAACTTGTTTGAATAAGAGTAATAGCATATAATGACATAGTTTTGTGGTCTACAACACCAACTATTACATAATTTGTGAATTTACGAAGAAAAAAACTGATAAATATAGTTCAGTATGGTAACTTCTTTCTGTAGTTGAATGAAACAAAATGTGTAGTTCCTCCCAAAAGTAAATTATGTTGAGAAAGTGAGACCAATATTCTGGAACGTCCTTGAATTTCAGACATTGTCGGCAATCAACTGGTATGACATTTTTGCATATGTACTTATTTACAGTTCACTCCCTTACTACCACCGCTTGCCAAGCGCTAAATTCAAGTAAAGCTTGATGGCCTATAAATCTATAATTGTCTGTATGGATTATGGAATGATGGTGCCATTTCATTAGTTAAATGTGGTGTCTACTAATGGTCACTGCCGTTGCACCTGATACCGATCTATAATTTCTCGGACTCGATCTTTGATGCTATCTAACTTGCATTATGATATTGGTTTCGTTGCTTCTAGGGTCTCGTGGTTCCAGTTATACGAGATGCGGATAAATTGAACTTCGCTGAGATAGAAAAAGGGATCAACACTCTTGCCAAGAAGGCAAGTGATGGAACAATATCTATTGATGAGATGGCTGGAGGGTCATTCACAATATCGAACGGTGGTGTTTATGGAAGCCTTTTAAGTACTCCTATCATAAACCCTCCACAGGTAAGCATATTTTCAGATTTCACTTACTATTTCGAATCCTTCACATTATGAGTATAATGCCCAAATCTtacacatttatttatttttgttttgttgttgGTCTACATTTCTCTACTCGACGTGGCAGTCTGCAATATTGGGTATGCACTCCATTGTTAACCGGCCGATGGTGGTTGGTGGTCAGATAGTTTCACGACCGATGATGAATGTTGCTCTGACATATGATCATAGGCTGATTGATGGAAGAGAGGCAGTCCTCTTTTTACGCCGCATCAAGGATGTGGTTGAAGATCCCAGGAGGTTGCTTCTTGACATATAAGATGCAAACAGTATGATTTCGTTTTCACCAtcaatagtaaaaataaattacattgtTTAGTCATCACTTATTTTGGGCCTTTGGGGGTAAATTCCACCCTGCCTCAATTTGTGAGTGGTGATTTTGAGTAAATATGGGTTGATTGGGCTCTTCAAAACTGTTCTATATTTCAAGTTTTGTATACCCTTATGATAATATATCCTTGAAATGCAAGGAGAGCTAATTCAAGTGAACACTATAGGGTTTCAGATTTCTGTACAATTTtgtttaaagaaaaatattctgCAGGTACGTATGCACTATGTAGTATGCCTAACActaaatatttcaattttaatttataatacaaATGTGAgtctaatattaaaaaaataggagCCTTGATAATTTTGTGATCTTGTGTTTTTTCTGAAAATGCTGCAGCTAAAAATTTGATACTATGATATGACAATATATGCATCTAAACTAATTAAACAAGATTTTAttcaactatttttttttcttatacttTATAAACAAAATGTAAATAACATTCTTTGATAAATAGTAACTAGTTGCaatcttattaattttttccaaCCTAAATTATAAACATTGCATCGGTGATTAAAACAATTAGGAGAGTATTCTATAAAGCTAAACTGAATAGGTAAATTTATCGTATGGGTAAATTTTCGTTGTATTTAAGCgtataaagaaaatcaattctCATACTTTGGTACTTCAaactaacaattaatttaaaaaatagttcTCAGAATTAAACGTCAATCAAAAGAATAGGATCTGGAGTTACCAATACAATCAAACAGTGATTATCAAAGATAAAATACTTGCTCACGAGATACACTTAACAacaattgtaaaagtaacttcTTACAAGTTACATCTAAGGTACTATTGAGAGAAATGACATCATAATTTTACAATAATGACACAAGATGACGGAGCAGTGCAGATCAAAATATGCCACCGAACAATCCAGCACCCGATTACACCACGAGAGTTTGTGACAAAGAGAGCACATGTCCAAAACAAAACACAAAGCAACTTTTATTTGATAAAGGTCTACGACACTCCGAACAGCAATGCTCATCTGTTTCCACAGATATGCAGACCTATTTTTCTGGGGACCTTAATAACCTCAGTAACAGTTGGATCTTCTTTCCTAAATTCTGGTAACACTAACAGTTGTAGACAGCCTTATGCTCCTCAAGAAAATGAATACTCAGAGTCTCCAAGGCAATAAACTTGGTTGGAACCATCTTCACGAAGCCAATTGCTCCATTCCTCCAGAATGTTGGCTTGTTCGCTCCTTATCTGAGAACACCATCTCGATCAAGACGATTTCATTGTGCCTGGCTTTCGGGTACTTTGGTGTAATGCAGTCAGGCTTTTCTAGGAAAAATGCAGAGTTTGGAAATTTAAATATTCCAATTTAGAAGAAATTCAATTTATCACATGATGAAATCTAAAGCAGCAAATCATTTATTTGACACTAATGGTAAAAGCAATAAGGGCATGTTCAAAGCTACAACAATCGTTGGACCTTGA of the Amaranthus tricolor cultivar Red isolate AtriRed21 chromosome 6, ASM2621246v1, whole genome shotgun sequence genome contains:
- the LOC130815428 gene encoding dihydrolipoyllysine-residue succinyltransferase component of 2-oxoglutarate dehydrogenase complex 1, mitochondrial-like, giving the protein MLGIARKKVVRGSFAGIGRHFQRNSALTASPFGSHGYAAHAKETLLLRRGSKLVRIISLPENLGCATNLSSLRRAGSCLHTDPSMQTWNRSYSSDSGDVVEAVVPYMGESVTDGTLATFLKHPGDHVVADEPIAQIETDKVTIDVASPETGIVHQLVAKVGDTVEPGHKIAIILKSSDHAHVAPSEPPTGKKETTDEVKEKAKAPAGEKPKLEDSALKEKPKVHPPPSTKPSPSEPQLPPKERERRVPMTRLRKRVATRLKDSQNTFALLTTFNEVDMTNLMKLRSDYKDAFTEKHGVKLGFMSGFVKAAVSALQSQPIVNAVIDGDDIIYREYIDISIAVGTPKGLVVPVIRDADKLNFAEIEKGINTLAKKASDGTISIDEMAGGSFTISNGGVYGSLLSTPIINPPQSAILGMHSIVNRPMVVGGQIVSRPMMNVALTYDHRLIDGREAVLFLRRIKDVVEDPRRLLLDI